The stretch of DNA ACCGATGCCGGTGCCAAGGTCACCGTCATCGCAGCAGACCCTGATGGATTAAACATCAACGATGGTGTGGGCTCCACCCACCTTGACGTGGTCGCTGCTGCCGTTGTTGCTCACGGTGCTGATATCGGGATTGCTCACGATGGTGACGCTGACCGTTGCCTGGCAGTCGATGCTCAGGGCAACGTCGTCGATGGCGACCAGATCATGGCAATCCTTGCGGTGTCGATGAAAGAGCGCGGTCACCTCAAGAACGACACTCTTGTTGCCACTGTGATGAGTAACCTTGGCCTGCACAAAGCCATGGAGAAGCACGGCATCACAGTCATTCAAACTGCTGTGGGGGACCGTTACGTTCTCGAAGGCCTCGCTGAGCACGATGCTTCCCTGGGTGGAGAGCAGTCTGGTCACGTCATCATGACCGAATATGCCACCACCGGTGATGGAATTTTGACCGGTTTGCACCTGGTTGCCGAAATGGCCCGCACCGGAAAGACAATCGCCGAGCTCGCTTCAGTGATGACCGTCTACCCTCAGATTTTGGTGAACGTCCGCGGTGTTGATCACCATTCCCTTGCTGGCAACGCTGTTATCGATGAAGCGGTGAAAGCGGCTGAAGCAGAACTTGCCGACACGGGCCGAGTTCTTCTTCGTCCTTCCGGAACCGAACCCATGGTTCGCGTCATGGTGGAAGCAGCCGACCAGGCTACTGCTGATCGCTTGGCACACAGTCTCGCTGATGTGGTCAAGGCAGAGCTTTCGCTCTAATCTTGAGCCGTTTCGTCTTAGATCTTTCTCAGTAACACTGTCGATACTGCGTGGTTCGCCGACTTGCGCAGCACCAAGGTTGCCCGTGAACGTGTGGGGCGGATGTTCTCTTCCAGGTTGGGAAGGTTAATGCGCTCCCAGAAATCTTGGGCTGTTGCCTTTGCCTCTTCTTCGGTCAGCTGTGAGTAGCGATGGAAGTAAGAATCGGGGTCGGTGAAGGCACTTCTTTGCAGGCTGAGGAATCTTTCCTGATACCAGGTGGCAATATCTGCCGTGCGGGCATCAACATAGATCGTGAAGTCGAAGAGATCACTGACTGCTAAACCACCACGGGTGGGAGGTTGCAACACATTCAGGCCTTCGACGATGAGTACATCAGGCTGGCGCACCACAATCTCTTCATCAGGGAGAATGTCGTAGTTCAAGTGGGAATACACCGGAGCGGTCGCTTCTTCCGCACCGCTTTTAATCTTGCTCACAAAACGCAGTAGGGCACGGCGGTCATAGCTTTCAGGAAAACCCTTGCGATCCAAGATGCCCCGGCGGAACAGTTCCGCATTGGGGTAGAGGAAACCATCGGTGGTGACCAGTTCCACGCGGGGAGTGTCCTCCCAGCGAGCCATGAGCATTTGCAGCAGGCGTGCCACCGTCGATTTCCCCACGGCGACCGAGCCGGCAACACCAATGACAAAGGGAGTTGTCGTGGCGCGCTCGCCGAGGAAATCGGTGGTGTCCCGGTGTAGTTTGCGTGCTCCGGTGGCATAGATCGAGAGCAACCTACTCAGTGGAAGATAGACATCTTCGACTTCTTTGAGGTCGAGACGGTCCCCCAGGCCACGCAAGCTCTCAATATCTGCCTCGGTGAGGGGAGATTTTGTCGTGGGCGCCAACTCTGCCCACTCTGCCCGGGAGATTTCCACAAAGGGGGTGGTGTGCGTATTGATTGCGCCGGTGTGCTCTAGCCTCACCTGCCTATTCTGCCCTAAACAAGCCAAATGCCGCTCGTGAACTAAACTAGAACTCTTATGTGTGGAATCGTGGGTTACGTCGGTCAGCAAGACACTCTTGCCGTTCTCTTGGGCGGTCTGAAGCGTCAGGAGTACCGCGGATATGACTCTGCCGGTATTGCTGTGCTCACCGAATCGGGGGCAATTGAAACAGCAAAAAAGGCAGGAAAGCTCCAGGCACTGGTTGACCTGTTAGAAACCAGCCCTGTTTCAGCTGGCCACACTGGTATTGGTCACACACGCTGGGCAACCCACGGTGGACCCACCGATGTGAACGCTCACCCACATCTAGGAGACGGTGGCAACCTTGCTCTGATTCACAACGGCATTATTGAAAACTTTGCTGAAATCAAAGAAGAAATGTTGGCCAAGGGATATGAGTTTGTCTCAGAAACTGACACTGCTGTTGCAGCTGTTTTGCTCGGAGACGTCTACCGCGAGGTGGGTGACCTGCGCGAAGCAATGCGCTTGGTTGTCAACCGCCTCGAGGGCGCATTTACGTTGCTGGCCGTGCACACTGATGCACCGCACCAGATTGTTGCTGCCCGCCACAACTCACCTCTGGTGATTGGTTTGGGTGAGGGAGAAAACTTCCTCGGCTCTGATGTGGCCGCCTTCGTTGAATACACCCACCGCGCTGCCGCAGTGGGACAGAATCAGGTCGTGCGAATTACGCCTGATTTAGTTGAAGTTATTGATTTTGACGGCAACCCTGTCGTCATTGAAGAGTATGAAATTGCCTGGGATGCCTCGGCCTCCGAAAAGGGTGGCTGGTCTTCCTTCATGGCCAAAGAAATCACCGAGAACCCCGACGCGGTAGCGAACTCCGTTCGCGGACGCGTCGTGGACGGACTCGTTGAGGTTCCTGAGCTCACTGAACTTGGTGATGATGTCTTGAACGGCATCAACCGCATCATCTTGGTTGCTTGTGGCACCGCGTCCTATGCCGGAATGGTTGGCGCCTATGCCATCGAGCAGTGGGCACGCATTCCAGTCGAAGTTCAGCTCTCGCACGAGTTCCGTTACCGCGATCCCGTGATTACTCCTGAGACGTTGGTTATTTCTATCAGCCAGTCAGGTGAAACCATGGACACCTTGATGGCGGTCAAATATGCTCGCGAACAGGGTGCCCGCACCATCTCGGTGTGTAACACCCAGGGTGCAACCATCCCTCGCGAATCTGACGCGGTTGTCTACACCCACGCAGGTCCTGAGGTTGCTGTTGCCTCCACCAAAGCGTTCGTTGCTCAGATCACCGCGCTGTACCTCATCGGCTTGCACATTGCACGCTCGAAGAACACTGTGAATGAGAAGGAACTGCGTCGTCTCGCTACCGACCTCCAGGCGTTGCCTGCGAAGGTCACCAAGGTATTGGAAACTGGCGAAAAGATTTCTCAGTTGGCTAAGTGGATGAGTGACACCCCTTCAGTGTTGTTCCTCGGCCGCCATGTGGGTTACCCCATCGCGTTGGAGGGTGCGCTCAAGCTTAAGGAGCTTGCCTACATCCACGCAGAAGGTTTCGCTGCCGGTGAGCTCAAGCACGGTCCTATTGCATTGATTGATCACGGTCAGCCTGTGTTCGTGATTGTTCCCAGCCCTCGCGGTTCAGCGCTGATTCACTCCAAGGTTGTCTCCAACATCCAAGAGATTCGTGCACGTGGTGCACGTGTTATCGCCATCGCAGAGCAGGGCGATGCAGCAGTCCTTCCCTATGCCGATGAGGTCATTCAGATTCCTCTGGCAGACCCTATGTTTGAACCCATCCTCGCTGTTGTTCCCCTGCAGATCTTCGCCATGGAACTGGCAGATGCTAAGGGCTTGGATGTGGACCAGCCACGTAACCTGGCCAAGTCGGTCACGGTCGAATAGACGCTCATGATCATGGGAGTGGGCGTCGACATCGTCGACATCGCTCGCTTTGAGCGGGCGCTTGAGCGCACCCCCAAACTTGCTGAACGTCTCTTTGTTGAATCAGAACGTGAACTTCCCGCGCATTCTTTGGCGGGCCGCTTCGCAGCCAAGGAAGCTCTCATCAAAGCTTTCGGTGGATCAGGTTCGATGACCTTCCACGACATGGTTGTGGTCAAGGACCAGCTGGGCAAGCCTTCCTTTGAGTTGAGTGGGGCAGCTGCCCACATGGCCACGGAACGGGGAATAACTTCGGTGCACCTGTCTATCTCGCATGACGCGGATGCTGCTGTTGCATTCGTGGTTGCCGAAGGCAGCGCCGCATGAGCCACACACCTTTTCGCATTGCCCGCGTCAACACCGATGCCATAGCTGGCAATGTTCGGCGCATTCGTGAGATCACCGGCGTGGACGATGTCATGGTTGTGGTCAAAGCTAATGCCTATGGCCACGGCATGGTTCCTGCTGCGCGTGCTGCGCTAGCTGGCGGTGCAACCTGGCTCGGTACAGCAGATATTGCTGAGGCACTTACCCTTCGTGGGGCAGGAATCACTGCTCCGGTGCTGTGTTGGATTCATGCACCAGATGAAACCTTCGACGAAGCAGTAGGGGCAGACATCACTCTCGGTGCAGTCTCTGTTGCACAACTGAACGCCATCGCGGCGGCTGGACACCGTGCCCACAAAACCCCTCGCGTTCACCTCAAATTGGACACCGGGCTAAGCCGTAATGGTGCCAGCCCAAACCAGTGGGATGCGTTCTTCCGCACTGCTACTGAACTCCACGCTTCAGGCGACCTTGTTGTTGAGGGCGTGATGAGTCACCTCTCAAACACCACCCCAGAAGATGACCTCGAACAGCTCAAGGTGTTTCAAGTGGGAATCTCTGAGCTGGCAGATGCTGGAATTGAACCTCCCTATGTTCACTTAGCAGCCTCGCTGGCAGCCCTGACGCTGCCTGAGACGCGATTCAATATGGTTCGATCAGGAATTGCTGCCTACGGTATTGGTCCCACCGAAGAACACCGTCCAGAACAGTTTGGTCTCACCCCGGCAATGACTCTCGAGGGTCGAGTGGTGGCAGTTCGTCGTGTTCCCGAAAACACGGGTGTGAGCTATGGCTACCTGCACCGCACGCCACACGAGAGCACCCTGGCATTGATTCCGTTTGGCTATGGTGATGGAATCAACCGTGACGCGTCCATGAATGGTCCAGTCCTTCTCAATGGCTCCACCTATCCGGTGGCGGGCCGCATTGCAATGGACCAGTTCCTGGTGAATGTGGGAGATGACCCTGTTGCCGTGGGAGACCACGTGGTGCTCTTTGGTAATCCTGAGCTCGGCCACCCGTCCGTGCATGACTGGGCAGCGGCCGCCGGATCTATTGGTTATGAGATTGTGACCAGGCTGATTCCTACACGCCTGGAATACATTTACGAGGGTCAGGCCTGATGCAGGGCACACGCACCATTTCCACTCCGGAAGAGATGCATGAGCTGGGCCTCGAGATTGGCCGCGAGCTTCGTGCCGGAGACGTACTTGTGTTGACTGGCCCCTTAGGTGCGGGCAAGACCACGCTCACCCGCGGTATTGGTGAAGGCCTGCAGGTTCGCGGAGCTGTTACTTCTCCCACCTTTGTTTTAGCCAGAACCCACCCGAGCTTGGTCGGTGGTGCACCTTTGGTGCACGTCGATGCCTATCGTCTCAACAGCGCTGTTGAACTCGATGATCTCGATATTGACTTTGCCAATTCTGTTGTCGTGGTCGAGTGGGGTGCCGGCATGCTCGAGGGCATCGTTGATTCTTGGCTCGATGTTGTTATTGAGCGCCCCGAGGGCGCTCAGGCCGGTGAGCTCGGTGAGGAACTCGTCGAGCCACGCCATGTCACCCTCACGGGGCACGGGTCACGATGGGAGCACCCATGACCGCAATCATTCTTGCCATTGACACTTCTGCCGGAACCAGTGTTGCTCTCGTCAGCCAGGGTCAAGTTCTCTCCTCACGCTCCACTCCCGACACCATGCGTCATGCCGAAGTGGTGGGGCCGTTCATTGAGGAAGTTCTCACCGAGGCAGGCGTGAAAGCAGAGAGCGTTACCCACGTTGCTGCAGGGATGGGGCCTGGCCCGTTCACAGGTCTGCGAGTGGGGATTGCTGCCGCCGATGCGTTCGCATTCGGCGCCGGGGCAATCCTGCTACCTATGGTGAGCCATGATGCTGTTGCTGCCGAACATTTCGCAACTAGTCATGAACCTGTTCTGGTGGTCACTGATGCACGGCGTAAGGAATTGTTTTGGAGTAAGTACTCCAAAAATGCGGATGGAATACCTACTCGAGTAGAAGGCCCCGCTCTCGCCAAGGCTGATGAGGTTCCACTGGCAGAAGGCCTTCGCTTAGATGCTCGTGAAGTTCACGCCCACTGGTTGGGACTCATTGCTGAGGCAATGTTCCTCCAAGGGAAAGAGTTCCCTCCAGCGACCGCAGTGTATTTGCGCTCCCCTGATGTGACCATGAGCAATGGCCCCAAGAGAGTTGTCCAAGAAATGCGCGGGGGCAAGAAATGATCAACAGCATTGTCTTGCGCCAGGCAGGCATCGACGACGTGCCCGCCATTATGGAGATCGAGACTCCTGTGTTTGGCCATGAGGCGTGGTCCACTGAAGCTATGGCGCGTGATGTTGCCGATCGCAACTGTTTCTATCTCGTTGCTGAGGCCCACACCGATGCGTTAGGTGGAGACCCACTTGTCGTGGGTTATGCCGGCCTTCTCGCGCCGAGAGGTTCTGGCGATGGTGATATCCAAACCATCGCTATTCATCCTGACTTCCGAAGCCACGGTCTCGGCCGCCGGCTCATGGAAGCACTTTTAGAAGAAGCAGAAGCGCTCCATGCGCGCCGCATCTTCCTAGAAGTGCGTGCAGATAATCCTCACGCAATCGCGTTGTATGCCTCGTTGGGGTTTGAAGAAATTGCGGTGCGACCCGGTTATTACCAACCAGAGGGTGTGGATGCAGTCATCATGAAGAAGGGAGCAGATCTGTGATGAATAGAGAAGCCCCCCTCGTGCTGGGAATTGAGACAAGCTGTGATGAGACGGGCATTGGCATTGTTCGTGGTCGCGAACTCTTGGCTAACGTCATTGCGTCCTCGATGGATGAGCATGCTCGGTATGGTGGCGTGGTTCCGGAAGTTGCTGCTCGTGCGCACTTGGAAGCTTTACGCCCCGCCCTCACCGAGGCTGTTGCCACGGCAGGCATCGAGCTGGCAGATCTCGATGCAGTTGCCGTCACGAGTGGCCCAGGACTTGCAGGTGCTCTGATGGTGGGCGTTGGTGCAGCTAAAGCCTTAGCGCTCTCGCTGAATAAACCTCTGTATGCCGTGAACCACCTCGTCGGTCACGTCGGTGCGGATGTTTTGGGCGAAGACGGCCCACTGGAATATCCCACCATCGCGCTTCTTGTCTCCGGTGGTCACACCTCGTTGCTTCTGGTCAAAGATCTCACCTCGGATGTGGTGATGCTCGGCGAAACCATTGATGACGCTGCTGGTGAAGCTTTTGACAAGGTAGCTCGAATCCTTGGCCTCCCCTATCCAGGCGGTCCCCACATCGATCGCGTTGCTGCCGAGGGGGACCCGAAAGCAATCCGGTTCCCCCGAGGGCTCACCCTCCCGAAGGACATGGACAAGCACCGGTATGACTTCTCTTTCTCTGGGTTGAAAACAGCAGTTGCCAGGTGGGTGGAAGTGCGCCGGGATGCCGGTGAAGAAGTACCTGTTGCTGATGTGGCAGCGAGCTTCCGCGAAGCAGTCGTGGACGTATTGACCGCCAAAGCTATTGCAGCATGCCAAGACCAGGGGGTTCCCCGGCTGTTACTTGGCGGTGGAGTTGTCGCCAATGCTCGCCTGCGCGAAGTGGCCAGCCAGCGGGCAGAAGCTGCCGGTGTTGAGTTGAGAATCCCTGCGTTCTCTCTGTGCACCGATAATGGCGCCATGATTGCTGCGTTAGCTTCAGAGCTCATTATGGAAGGTGCTCAGCCCTCCTCACTAAGTTTTGGAGCTGACAGCACACTCCCAGTTACAGACATCCACGTTCATTAGAATTAAGCCATGACAGAAAAAGCACCAAAGACTTCTAAGCCTGCAGCCAAAGCAGCAGCAAAGCCTGCTGCAGCTGAGACTGCAGCTCCAGCAGCACCAACCGTGACTGTTGTCTCCTCCGAGAAGACCAACACTCTCTCGATTGTTGCTCTCGTAGCCGGCATCGTCGGCCTTACTTTCATTCCCTTCCTAGCCAGCATCGTTGCTGTGGTCACCGGCCACATGGCACGCGCCGAAGTTCGTCGAACTGGTGAACAGGGCGGAGGCCTTGCTTTAGCTGGCCTCATCATGGGTTATGTCGGCATCGGCCTTGCTGTGATCGTTATTTCCCTGCTGTTCGCCTTCCTGGGCGTGGTTATCGCCTCGGGAATGGGAAATTACTACTACTAATCCTCTTGAGAGTACTCACGCCATCAGCCTCGGTTGATGGCGTGAGTTGTTTTTGCGGCGTCGAATGTAAATCTGATGAATTATCCGTTCACTTGAGTTCTCGTTTCACCACACTCAAGCCCAGGGTCACCACTTAATGAGTTGTTGCTCCACAAAGTTGTATTCGGCAGTTTCTTTGCCGGTGACAACGTAGTCATTGCTCTCCCAGCCAGGAGTGAATCCGCCTGCTGCGTGAATTGCTGAACGGATAGTTGCCATTGCTACGGCCGCGGCTTGGTCAAAGGTGCTTGCCTTGGCTGAAGAATTAATGCACACAAAACCAGTCTTGATTGTTGCGGTGTAGTCAGAATCTGAAATGCGGTCGTCAGCAGCTTCGATGGCCATCAATGCAGTCATCACCTGATCGAGGTGGTGGTCGAGATCTATTTCACCGGTGACAAAGAAACTTACCGAAACACGAACTGTTTCCATTTCTATATCCTTCCCGGGTAAATGAAACATGTTGCTCTCTCTAAGTATCTCAAAATGTTTTTCGCATAGTGAGGGTTGCTGGGCGTGAGGTGAATACCTGTTTGATGCTTTTCGGGACAGGGGCAAAATGCCCGGTAGTAGGTTGGTGGATTCCTGATTCGCCAGCCCTGGTCATCCAACATCAACAGCAAAGCTTGTAACTCTTTTTTGGTGTGTTTCTTCCAATATCCATTGCGACGAACCATGCGGTAACCGTAGGGATACGGTTGGAACAATTCATTTGCCGAGATGATGTTTGTGCACAGTTTCAGAGAATTGAGAAATGTGGACAACAGGGGCGGTTAGTTCACCCGCTGAGCCAAGAGCGCGACTCTGCGGTCACCGATCCGGGTGAGGAACAAGGTTGCTGATTCTGTTCCAGAGAGTTTGAGTTTCTTGCGGAACTCTGCCGGGTCAATATCAACCCCGCGCTTCTTTATTTCCAGAGTGCCAATGTTGCGCTTGTTCAGTTCAGTAGCAAGCTGTTTCACATCTAACGGGAACTGCTCGTGGATTTCGAAGGCAGCTGCAAAAGGGGAGCGGACTAACGTTTCACTGCTCATATAAGCAATGTGTTCATCGAGCATGTGGGCACTGAGTGAGCGAGCAAGATCACCAATGAGTCGTGCACGAATCACAGCACCGTCTGGTTCGTAGAGGTATCTGCCCAAAGGTCCCACTTCAGCATCAGCCGAGTCTGCTGCTGCGCTGAGCTCATGCATCCCTTCTGGTGTCATGATCAAGGCGGAGCGGGTAATGCCCTCCCTGGCCAGTGGGCCAAACCACAGCGCGAGCTCCACAACATCCCCACCCACAGAAACCCACTGTGCTTCACAGTTATCTGGAATGAGATCTCGATCGATGCCAGGGCCTAGTTTGATTCCGGTCGGCAGCTGCGCTGCGAGACCGAAAGCAAAATCAAGGGACGGCGAATAGTCTTCAGACTTGGTCAAGCGACTGGTGTTGCTGTGACCGGAGGTTCTGCGGGCAGGATCAAGATAAACACCCTCTATCCCGGTGAGGTCTGTTTCTTCGGCGGTGCCGTGAGAAACAGTTGCTTCAGGGAATGCGCTGAGGTTCACTACAGCTATCGCTGCCGTCACTTCATCGGCATCTACTGCATGGAGGGTCAGTCCCGCCCCGGCAAAAGCCAAGGCATCTGCCCCAATTCCACATCCCAGATCAGCAACGTGAGTGAGCCCTGCGCGAACAAAACGACCGGCATGAAGTGCTGCCACCGGCAGCCTAGTTGCCTGTTCAAGGCCGGCTTCGGTGAACAACATGCTGGAGGCAAAGTCACCGAACTTTGTTTGTGCTTTCGCGCGCAATTTAGCCTGGGTGAGCACAGAAGCCACTAATGACGCGGAATTTCCGGCTTTGCGTAACTCTGAGACGATCTTGAGCACGTCCGTTGTGGAGGAATACTCGGGCAGAGAATTCAGGAGAGCGAGCCCCTCGGGGGTGAGCAGTTCGCGTAGTTCAGCACTCTCCATGAGAGTAAACCTACCAAGTGATCAATTGGCACTCACATTGCGCGAGTGCTAATTGCCGTCTAGACTTGACCTCAGTACACGAACTGTATGTGTACTCCATTACTTACTTCCCGTTCAAGAAAGAGGTCAACCGTGTCGGTCGCCATTAAGCCGCTCGAAGATCGCATTGTTATCAAGCAGGTAGAAGCCGAGCAGACCACTGCTTCCGGTCTTGTCATTCCTGACACTGCTAAGGAAAAGCCCCAGGAGGGTGTTGTCGTTGCAGTAGGCCCCGGCCGCATCGACGACAACGGTAACCGTGTTCCTCTGGACATCGCCGAAGGTGACAAGGTTATCTACTCCAAGTACGGCGGAACCGAAGTTAAGTACGCCGGTGAAGAGTACCTTGTTCTCTCCGCTCGTGACGTTCTCGCGATCGTCGTTCGCTAACACAATCTCACGAGTAAGGGCCCCGGTTTCCGGGGCCCTTACTGGTTAACCTCTCAGGCTATTCACAGGAGTAGTCTCGAATAATGACTTCTCCAGCTTCACCTGCACCAGAGAAGCTCTCCCGTTCCGGTTTGCTCTATGCCTTTGGGGCATATGGCTTATGGGGCCTCTTCCCGCTCTACTTTCTCGCCTTGGAACCAGCAACCCCCTTTGAGGTTGTTGGCTACCGCATTCTCTTTTCTCTCGTCTTCTGTGCATTCCTCATTGCCGTCACGAGGAAATGGCGGCAACTCGCAGTCATTTTGAAACAGCGCAAGCTCATGCTCACTTTGGGCGTGGCAGCGGTCCTGATTTATATCAACTGGCAGGTCTTCATCCTGGCGGTGCTCAGTAACCAGATCGTGGAGTCGTCACTGGGCTATTTCATCAACCCCATCGTCACAGTTGTCTTGGGTGTGATCGTGCTGCGCGAGAAACTGCGCACTATGCAGTGGGTTGCCGTCGGCATCAGCTTCGTTGCCGTCATTGTGCTCACGGTGAGCTATGGTGCCATTCCCTGGATTTCACTGACCTTGGCAGCGTCCTTTGGTTTGTATGGTCTGATCAAGAAGCGCACTGGACTATCGGTTGATGCCATTAGTGGTCTCACTATTGAGACCATGTGGATGACGCCGGTGGCAATCATCCAGCTCATCATTGTTTCGAACCTGGTCGGGCTTTCCTTCTTTGGTTATGGACTCACTCACACTCTCTTACTTGCCTCAGCTGGTGTGGTCACCGCGGTGCCACTGATTATGTTTGGTGCAGGCGCTCGCCGACTGCCGTTGACCGCCA from Aurantimicrobium sp. MWH-Uga1 encodes:
- the rarD gene encoding EamA family transporter RarD, which translates into the protein MTSPASPAPEKLSRSGLLYAFGAYGLWGLFPLYFLALEPATPFEVVGYRILFSLVFCAFLIAVTRKWRQLAVILKQRKLMLTLGVAAVLIYINWQVFILAVLSNQIVESSLGYFINPIVTVVLGVIVLREKLRTMQWVAVGISFVAVIVLTVSYGAIPWISLTLAASFGLYGLIKKRTGLSVDAISGLTIETMWMTPVAIIQLIIVSNLVGLSFFGYGLTHTLLLASAGVVTAVPLIMFGAGARRLPLTAIGLIQYSTPVFSFLMAVFVLHEPMPPVRWVGFFIIWVALIVLTTDMLRHGKANRLARAAEELTIE